One Callospermophilus lateralis isolate mCalLat2 chromosome 6, mCalLat2.hap1, whole genome shotgun sequence genomic region harbors:
- the Slc17a4 gene encoding putative small intestine urate exporter isoform X1, with amino-acid sequence MSTEAAVKAAAGDISSDGHSNTAQEQAPRKGLCSVRHGLALILQLCNFSIYTQQMNLSIAITAMVNSTAAPSQPHASTEMPPTHPQDPWNSSLKESKAVAPAYDWSPEIQGIILSSLNYGSFVAPIPTGYVAGVFGAKYVVGTGLLASSVLTLFIPLAADAGVALLIALRVVQGIAQVMVLTGQYSIWVKWAPPLERSQLTSIAGSGSMLGTFIVLLTGGLICQNIGWPYVFYIFGGIGCACCLLWFPLVYNDPGNHPFISAGEKRYITCSLAQQDCSPGWTLPLKAMILSLPLWAIVVSYFCEYWLFYTIMSYTPTYISSVLQTNLRDSGILSALPFVVGCVCIILSGLLADFLLSRRVLRLVTIRKLFTAIGVVFSSGVLVALHWVRSSHSTSMVFLVLSSAFSSLCEAGVLVNFLDIAPRYAGFLKGLMQIFAHIAGAISPTVAGVLINQDPEVGWRNMFLLAAAVNISGLVFYLIFGQAEVQDWAREQRFTHL; translated from the exons ATGTCTACTGAAGCTGCTGTCAAGGCGGCAGCAGGAGACATTTCCAGCGATGGTCATTCAAACACCGCTCAAGAGCAAGCCCCCAGGAAAG GTCTCTGTTCCGTCCGACATGGGCTGGCCCTCATCTTGCAGCTCTGTAATTTTTCAATTTACACCCAACAAATGAACCTGAGCATCGCCATCACAGCCATGGTGAACAGCACAGCGGCTCCCAGCCAGCCCCATGCCTCCACGGAGATGCCCCCCACGCATCCCCAGGACCCCTGGAACTCATCTCTAAAGGAATCCAAGGCAGTG GCCCCTGCATACGACTGGAGTCCTGAGATCCAGGGCATCATCCTCAGCTCCCTCAACTATGGCTCCTTCGTGGCCCCCATCCCCACGGGCTACGTGGCTGGGGTATTTGGAGCCAAGTACGTGGTCGGCACCGGCCTGTTGGCTTCCTCCGTCCTGACCCTCTTCATCCCGCTGGCGGCTGACGCTGGAGTGGCCTTGCTCATCGCCCTTCGGGTCGTCCAAGGCATAGCCCAG GTTATGGTATTAACAGGTCAATATTCAATTTGGGTCAAATGGGCTCCCCCGCTGGAAAGGAGTCAACTCACCTCCATTGCTGGATCAG GGTCAATGCTGGGGACCTTCATTGTCCTTCTCACGGGTGGCCTCATCTGCCAGAACATAGGATGGCCTTATGTCTTCTATATATTTG GTGGAATTGGGTGTGCCTGCTGCCTCCTCTGGTTTCCTCTCGTTTACAATGACCCTGGGAATCACCCCTTCATCAGTGCTGGTGAGAAGAGATACATCACGTGCTCCCTGGCTCAACAG GACTGTTCGCCAGGCTGGACTCTGCCCTTAAAAGCCATGATCCTATCCCTGCCACTTTGGGCCATCGTAGTCTCTTACTTCTGTGAATACTGGCTTTTCTATACCATAATGTCGTACACGCCCACATACATCAGTTCCGTACTTCAAACCAACCTCAGAGAT AGCGGGATCCTGTCGGCTCTGCCGTTTGTGGTTGGCTGTGTCTGCATCATCCTGTCAGGTCTCCTGGCCGACTTTCTCCTCTCCAGAAGGGTCCTCAGACTTGTCACCATCAGGAAGCTCTTCACTGCCATAG GTGTGGTCTTCTCCTCTGGGGTCCTGGTGGCCCTGCACTGGGTCAGGTCCAGCCACAGCACCAGCATGGTCTTCCTGGTGCTGTCATCTGCCTTCAGCAGCCTCTGTGAAGCCGGCGTGCTGGTGAACTTCTTGGATATCGCTCCTCG GTATGCTGGCTTCCTCAAGGGGCTGATGCAAATCtttgcacacatagcaggagccATCTCGCCCACCGTAGCAGGAGTGCTCATCAACCAG GATCCAGAGGTTGGCTGGAGAAACATGTTCCTGCTGGCAGCTGCCGTCAACATCTCAGGCCTGGTCTTCTACCTCATCTTTGGCCAAGCAGAAGTTCAGGACTGGGCCAGAGAGCAGAGATTCACCCACCTCTGA
- the LOC143402218 gene encoding histone H2B 1.2-like: protein MPGLAAGSAASSKEDVPSTPKKRGGGESVRDTTKKAYYNYEMPKQGHSDTGVSSQAGGSVNMFVKDIFERVAREASRLAHYNKRSTGASQELHTAMRLLLPPEVAKHAGSEDPKAATKYTCAKRV, encoded by the coding sequence GGGCTTGCTGCAGGAAGCGCTGCCTCTTCTAAAGAAGATGTTCCTTCAACTCCGAAGAAGCGAGGTGGTGGAGAAAGCGTAAGAGACACCACCAAGAAAGCTTACTACAACTATGAGATGCCGAAGCAGGGTCACTCAGATACTGGTGTCTCTTCCCAGGCAGGGGGCTCTGTGAATATGTTCGTCAAGGACATCTTTGAGCGTGTCGCGAGGGAAGCGTCGCGCCTGGCGCACTACAACAAGCGCTCGACCGGCGCGTCCCAGGAGCTCCACACAGCCATGCGCTTATTGCTGCCTCCAGAGGTGGCCAAGCATGCAGGGTCCGAGGACCCCAAGGCTGCCACCAAGTACACCTGTGCCAAGCGAGTTTGA
- the Slc17a4 gene encoding putative small intestine urate exporter isoform X2 translates to MSTEAAVKAAAGDISSDGHSNTAQEQAPRKGLCSVRHGLALILQLCNFSIYTQQMNLSIAITAMVNSTAAPSQPHASTEMPPTHPQDPWNSSLKESKAPAYDWSPEIQGIILSSLNYGSFVAPIPTGYVAGVFGAKYVVGTGLLASSVLTLFIPLAADAGVALLIALRVVQGIAQVMVLTGQYSIWVKWAPPLERSQLTSIAGSGSMLGTFIVLLTGGLICQNIGWPYVFYIFGGIGCACCLLWFPLVYNDPGNHPFISAGEKRYITCSLAQQDCSPGWTLPLKAMILSLPLWAIVVSYFCEYWLFYTIMSYTPTYISSVLQTNLRDSGILSALPFVVGCVCIILSGLLADFLLSRRVLRLVTIRKLFTAIGVVFSSGVLVALHWVRSSHSTSMVFLVLSSAFSSLCEAGVLVNFLDIAPRYAGFLKGLMQIFAHIAGAISPTVAGVLINQDPEVGWRNMFLLAAAVNISGLVFYLIFGQAEVQDWAREQRFTHL, encoded by the exons ATGTCTACTGAAGCTGCTGTCAAGGCGGCAGCAGGAGACATTTCCAGCGATGGTCATTCAAACACCGCTCAAGAGCAAGCCCCCAGGAAAG GTCTCTGTTCCGTCCGACATGGGCTGGCCCTCATCTTGCAGCTCTGTAATTTTTCAATTTACACCCAACAAATGAACCTGAGCATCGCCATCACAGCCATGGTGAACAGCACAGCGGCTCCCAGCCAGCCCCATGCCTCCACGGAGATGCCCCCCACGCATCCCCAGGACCCCTGGAACTCATCTCTAAAGGAATCCAAG GCCCCTGCATACGACTGGAGTCCTGAGATCCAGGGCATCATCCTCAGCTCCCTCAACTATGGCTCCTTCGTGGCCCCCATCCCCACGGGCTACGTGGCTGGGGTATTTGGAGCCAAGTACGTGGTCGGCACCGGCCTGTTGGCTTCCTCCGTCCTGACCCTCTTCATCCCGCTGGCGGCTGACGCTGGAGTGGCCTTGCTCATCGCCCTTCGGGTCGTCCAAGGCATAGCCCAG GTTATGGTATTAACAGGTCAATATTCAATTTGGGTCAAATGGGCTCCCCCGCTGGAAAGGAGTCAACTCACCTCCATTGCTGGATCAG GGTCAATGCTGGGGACCTTCATTGTCCTTCTCACGGGTGGCCTCATCTGCCAGAACATAGGATGGCCTTATGTCTTCTATATATTTG GTGGAATTGGGTGTGCCTGCTGCCTCCTCTGGTTTCCTCTCGTTTACAATGACCCTGGGAATCACCCCTTCATCAGTGCTGGTGAGAAGAGATACATCACGTGCTCCCTGGCTCAACAG GACTGTTCGCCAGGCTGGACTCTGCCCTTAAAAGCCATGATCCTATCCCTGCCACTTTGGGCCATCGTAGTCTCTTACTTCTGTGAATACTGGCTTTTCTATACCATAATGTCGTACACGCCCACATACATCAGTTCCGTACTTCAAACCAACCTCAGAGAT AGCGGGATCCTGTCGGCTCTGCCGTTTGTGGTTGGCTGTGTCTGCATCATCCTGTCAGGTCTCCTGGCCGACTTTCTCCTCTCCAGAAGGGTCCTCAGACTTGTCACCATCAGGAAGCTCTTCACTGCCATAG GTGTGGTCTTCTCCTCTGGGGTCCTGGTGGCCCTGCACTGGGTCAGGTCCAGCCACAGCACCAGCATGGTCTTCCTGGTGCTGTCATCTGCCTTCAGCAGCCTCTGTGAAGCCGGCGTGCTGGTGAACTTCTTGGATATCGCTCCTCG GTATGCTGGCTTCCTCAAGGGGCTGATGCAAATCtttgcacacatagcaggagccATCTCGCCCACCGTAGCAGGAGTGCTCATCAACCAG GATCCAGAGGTTGGCTGGAGAAACATGTTCCTGCTGGCAGCTGCCGTCAACATCTCAGGCCTGGTCTTCTACCTCATCTTTGGCCAAGCAGAAGTTCAGGACTGGGCCAGAGAGCAGAGATTCACCCACCTCTGA